The Hyphococcus flavus genome contains a region encoding:
- a CDS encoding superoxide dismutase family protein — translation MISARNVLEKFLILLRKYLVISMASAICLMACGNNDRSAESSTYKSTDFAPLAEQGWADAEAVFSSVDGAEKGRALFKNAPGLGVMIRVSVSGLTQGWHAIHLHQVADCSDGAEGFKASGGHINPDNAEHGLLNPKGYEAADMPNIYAGADGSATAEVFNPRITLTGDNGVIDADGFAVIVHESPDDHMTQPIGGAGARVACAAVAAG, via the coding sequence ATGATCTCTGCTAGGAATGTCTTGGAGAAGTTTTTGATTTTACTGCGAAAATATCTCGTGATTTCAATGGCCTCGGCCATATGTCTGATGGCCTGTGGAAATAATGACCGGAGTGCGGAATCCAGCACATATAAAAGCACTGATTTCGCACCGCTGGCAGAGCAAGGCTGGGCCGATGCGGAAGCGGTTTTTTCATCCGTTGACGGCGCCGAAAAAGGGCGCGCCCTGTTCAAGAACGCACCCGGTTTGGGCGTAATGATCAGGGTGAGCGTGAGCGGGCTGACGCAGGGCTGGCACGCCATTCACCTGCACCAGGTCGCTGATTGCAGCGACGGCGCGGAGGGGTTCAAAGCCTCGGGCGGGCATATCAATCCGGATAATGCAGAGCACGGTTTATTGAACCCGAAAGGATATGAAGCGGCGGATATGCCGAACATCTATGCTGGCGCAGACGGAAGCGCGACAGCGGAGGTTTTCAATCCACGGATCACGCTCACGGGTGACAATGGCGTTATCGATGCTGACGGTTTCGCGGTGATCGTTCATGAAAGTCCTGACGATCACATGACACAGCCGATTGGCGGCGCCGGCGCGCGCGTCGCTTGCGCCGCGGTGGCGGCTGGATAA
- a CDS encoding Kelch repeat-containing protein, giving the protein MKTWDRRSFLVGSAAVSAGAAIPLAARADDPMGAWTPLANMPFAVQEIYPAPFRKTADPAANLKPSPLNLIVNAGGLVPDGAFNVTDAVTFYDPAYDAWGYGTPLPEPRHHVALVNNNGLLYAVGGFARDARGGWQMRGQCWRIRDLNGRWETMAPLPHPQAEMAAVSLGGYLHVVGGRAPAGSLNAQWADHIDTDEHWVFDAAANRWLDAAPMPTPRNSAAGCVVNGVLYVIGGRTVNDGNLSTVEVYDPLSDRWAQASPMPKAQGGLAAAVMNGKIYAFGGEYFNPAPGGVFAEAWEYNPDTDKWRAVAAMPRRRHGLGAVSLGNAIYVLGGASGVSSNGTSNALDRFEI; this is encoded by the coding sequence ATGAAAACCTGGGACAGACGATCATTTCTTGTAGGGAGCGCGGCGGTGAGCGCCGGTGCGGCAATACCGCTTGCGGCGCGTGCTGACGATCCCATGGGCGCCTGGACGCCGCTGGCGAACATGCCTTTTGCGGTTCAGGAAATTTATCCGGCCCCGTTTCGCAAAACGGCTGACCCCGCGGCAAATCTTAAACCCTCGCCGTTAAACCTGATCGTCAACGCCGGCGGCCTTGTTCCCGATGGCGCATTCAACGTCACCGATGCAGTCACCTTTTACGATCCTGCCTATGACGCCTGGGGCTACGGCACGCCTCTGCCCGAACCGCGCCATCACGTAGCGCTCGTCAACAATAATGGCCTTCTTTACGCCGTCGGCGGCTTCGCGCGTGACGCAAGAGGCGGCTGGCAAATGCGCGGGCAGTGCTGGCGCATTCGCGATCTGAACGGCCGGTGGGAAACCATGGCGCCCCTCCCGCATCCGCAAGCGGAAATGGCGGCGGTTTCACTTGGCGGTTATCTCCATGTTGTCGGCGGGCGCGCGCCGGCGGGCAGTCTCAACGCCCAATGGGCTGATCATATCGATACGGACGAACACTGGGTATTCGATGCGGCGGCCAATCGCTGGCTCGATGCGGCGCCTATGCCGACGCCGCGTAATTCCGCCGCCGGCTGCGTCGTCAATGGCGTCCTTTACGTGATTGGCGGGCGAACCGTGAATGACGGAAACCTCAGCACCGTCGAAGTCTACGACCCCCTCTCCGATCGCTGGGCGCAGGCGAGCCCAATGCCAAAAGCGCAAGGCGGCCTCGCCGCCGCAGTAATGAACGGCAAGATTTACGCCTTTGGCGGCGAATATTTCAATCCGGCTCCGGGCGGCGTTTTCGCCGAAGCCTGGGAATATAATCCTGATACAGATAAATGGCGTGCGGTCGCCGCCATGCCGAGGCGCCGTCATGGCCTCGGCGCAGTCTCTCTCGGCAACGCCATTTATGTGCTCGGCGGCGCCAGCGGCGTCAGCAGCAACGGCACCAGCAACGCGCTCGACCGTTTTGAGATTTAG
- a CDS encoding RrF2 family transcriptional regulator, translating to MRLNLQTDYALRMLMHLAVNTDRLCTITDIATRYSISKNHLMKVAHLLGKEGVIETVRGRSGGLALALPAEHVNIGKIVRMMETDLAIVECFQGDGGECVITPACRLKNVLNEAVTAFLAVLDTYSLDDLVRRNAKLRLLLAEDAA from the coding sequence ATGCGCCTGAACCTTCAGACCGATTATGCGCTGAGAATGTTGATGCACCTCGCCGTCAATACGGACCGTTTGTGCACCATCACCGACATCGCGACGCGCTATTCCATCTCAAAGAACCACTTGATGAAAGTGGCCCATTTGCTGGGCAAGGAAGGCGTCATTGAAACCGTTCGCGGACGCAGCGGCGGTCTCGCCCTCGCGTTGCCGGCGGAGCATGTGAATATCGGCAAAATTGTCCGGATGATGGAAACCGACCTCGCCATCGTCGAGTGTTTTCAGGGCGACGGCGGCGAGTGCGTTATTACGCCTGCGTGCCGGTTAAAAAATGTTTTGAATGAGGCGGTAACGGCGTTTCTCGCCGTGCTCGACACTTATTCGCTGGACGATCTGGTACGGCGTAACGCGAAGCTGCGCTTGCTGTTAGCGGAGGACGCAGCGTGA
- a CDS encoding group III truncated hemoglobin, with product MTEFVNRTAEERRQEIQANAAGLGIDDAYISLLVDTFYERVRAHPLLGPIFEEKIGGNWGPHLARMKDFWASVAMNAGRYSGKPVPKHKALTRVQPWHFNIWLGLFRETLEETAPAPAAVPYFMERAERIAESLQLAMFGLPGLDAQKAQANKHG from the coding sequence GTGACCGAGTTCGTTAATCGGACAGCGGAAGAACGCCGTCAGGAAATTCAGGCGAATGCAGCAGGTCTTGGCATCGACGATGCTTATATTTCGTTGCTCGTTGACACGTTCTATGAACGCGTTCGCGCCCATCCTCTTCTCGGCCCGATTTTCGAAGAAAAGATCGGCGGCAATTGGGGCCCTCACCTTGCGCGCATGAAAGATTTCTGGGCGTCGGTAGCGATGAACGCCGGACGATATTCCGGAAAACCCGTGCCGAAACACAAGGCGCTGACGCGCGTGCAGCCCTGGCATTTCAATATCTGGCTCGGGCTTTTTCGCGAGACGCTTGAGGAAACGGCGCCGGCGCCCGCCGCCGTCCCCTATTTCATGGAACGGGCGGAACGTATCGCAGAAAGCCTGCAACTGGCGATGTTCGGCTTGCCGGGTCTCGACGCGCAAAAAGCGCAAGCCAACAAACACGGATGA
- a CDS encoding DUF1971 domain-containing protein, with protein sequence MQTKLPDGLIRYGGTADFTEETVPAKLTSVHDTKPGVWGKLIVKEGVLDYIIPGPPEEQLRVCAGGFAVIEPQVKHYVRPVGAVRFHVDFYRRQK encoded by the coding sequence ATGCAAACGAAACTCCCCGACGGGCTCATTCGATATGGAGGAACAGCGGACTTCACGGAGGAAACGGTTCCCGCCAAGCTGACTTCAGTTCACGATACGAAACCCGGCGTGTGGGGCAAGCTAATCGTGAAGGAAGGCGTGCTCGATTACATCATACCTGGACCGCCTGAAGAACAACTAAGGGTGTGCGCAGGCGGCTTCGCCGTGATTGAACCGCAAGTCAAACACTATGTGAGGCCGGTTGGCGCTGTTAGGTTTCACGTCGATTTCTATCGCCGACAAAAGTAA
- a CDS encoding NAD-dependent epimerase/dehydratase family protein — protein sequence MKILVTGSSGHLGEALMRLLRSTAHDAIGLDIKPGPYTALAGSITDADFANAHVRDVDAVIHTATLHKPHVATHSRQDFVDVNITGTLNLLEAAREHGAGAFIFTSTTSAFGHVLRPEEGAPAAWVTEELRPKPKNIYGITKLAAEHLCSLFHEKYALNTLILRTSRFFPEEDDSRAIRDGYDDLNAKVNELLYRRVDIEDAANAHLCALKRAGDIGFGRYIISATAPFSEDDAAQLRADAPSVVRRHVAFDEEFERRGWKMFPSLDRVYVNEAARRDLGWSPKVDFKTALARLSSGENPFSDLMNDIGKKGYHDQVFEDGPFPVD from the coding sequence ATGAAAATCCTCGTAACAGGTTCATCCGGTCATCTCGGGGAAGCGCTGATGCGGCTTCTCAGGTCTACGGCCCATGATGCAATCGGGCTGGATATCAAACCCGGTCCTTATACGGCGCTGGCCGGGTCGATTACGGACGCTGACTTTGCAAACGCACACGTCCGCGACGTTGACGCTGTCATCCACACGGCAACGTTGCACAAACCCCATGTGGCGACCCATTCGCGGCAGGATTTTGTCGACGTGAACATCACCGGCACGCTGAACCTGCTTGAGGCCGCGCGTGAACATGGAGCTGGCGCATTCATCTTCACCAGCACCACCAGCGCCTTCGGTCATGTGCTGCGCCCCGAAGAAGGTGCGCCAGCCGCATGGGTGACTGAAGAATTGCGCCCGAAACCGAAAAACATTTACGGTATTACGAAGCTCGCGGCGGAACATTTATGTTCGCTGTTTCATGAAAAATACGCGCTCAACACGCTAATCCTTCGCACCTCGAGATTTTTCCCTGAAGAAGACGACAGCCGCGCCATTCGCGACGGTTATGACGACCTCAACGCCAAGGTGAACGAGTTGCTCTACCGCCGCGTCGATATTGAGGATGCTGCAAACGCACATTTATGCGCGCTTAAACGCGCGGGCGATATCGGTTTCGGGCGATACATTATCAGCGCAACGGCGCCGTTTTCTGAAGACGACGCTGCGCAACTGCGCGCCGACGCGCCGTCGGTTGTTCGCCGCCATGTTGCTTTTGATGAGGAATTCGAACGCCGCGGCTGGAAAATGTTCCCGTCCCTCGACCGGGTCTATGTCAACGAGGCGGCGCGCCGGGACCTCGGCTGGTCGCCGAAAGTGGATTTCAAGACGGCGCTTGCGCGCCTTTCATCGGGCGAAAACCCGTTCAGCGATTTGATGAATGACATCGGCAAAAAGGGCTATCACGATCAAGTCTTCGAAGACGGCCCTTTTCCGGTGGATTAG
- a CDS encoding single-stranded DNA-binding protein, whose amino-acid sequence MAGSVNKVILVGNLGADPEIRQTKDGRPIANLSVATSENWKDRNTGERREKTEWHRVVIFNEGLCRVVEQYLKKGSKVYLEGQLQTRKWQDQNGNDRYSTEVVLQGFNSTLTMLDGRSGSSGGYDNNDNGMSDQSRSSGGQSYELDDDIPF is encoded by the coding sequence ATGGCTGGCAGCGTCAATAAAGTGATTTTGGTGGGCAATCTGGGCGCTGATCCGGAAATTCGTCAGACAAAAGACGGCAGACCGATTGCAAACCTGTCTGTTGCGACTTCAGAGAACTGGAAAGACAGAAATACCGGCGAACGACGCGAAAAAACCGAATGGCACCGCGTTGTCATCTTTAACGAAGGTCTTTGCCGCGTTGTTGAGCAATATCTGAAGAAAGGTTCGAAGGTTTACCTCGAAGGTCAGCTGCAAACACGTAAATGGCAGGATCAAAACGGCAATGACCGCTACTCAACAGAGGTTGTGCTGCAGGGATTCAACTCGACATTGACGATGTTGGACGGTCGCAGCGGTTCAAGCGGCGGTTATGATAACAACGATAACGGAATGTCAGACCAAAGCCGTTCTTCAGGCGGACAAAGTTATGAGTTGGATGACGACATTCCATTTTAA
- the uvrA gene encoding excinuclease ABC subunit UvrA: protein MSLKSIRVAGAREHNLKNITVELPRDKLIVMTGLSGSGKSSLAFDTIYAEGQRRYVESLSAYARQFLEMMQKPDVDQIDGLSPAISIEQKTTSRNPRSTVGTVTEIYDYMRLLWARVGVPYSPETGLPITSQTVTEMVDRLMNEGDGARFYLLAPIIRGRKGEYRKEFAELQKKGFQRVKVDGEYYEIADVPKLNKKIKHDIEVVVDRIVIKDGIQSRLAESFETALELADGIAIAESADKKDDKDVPQRTIFSAKFACPVSGFTIDEIEPRLFSFNAPAGACPSCDGLGTEMIFDEELVVPDGSLALNNGAIAPWSKGTSPYYAQTLQALARKYKFKVTTPWDELDDIAQDVVLWGTDDEEVKFIYADGARKFETVKPFEGVIPNLERRWRETDSAWVREELSRFQSITHCESCNGLRLKPEALAVKIDKLSISEATAFSIKRAGEWFDGLEKKLTKKQMEIAARILKEIRERLSFLNNVGLDYLTLSRNSGTLSGGESQRIRLASQIGSGLTGVLYVLDEPSIGLHQRDNERLLETLMRLRDIGNSVIVVEHDEEAIRAADHVVDIGPGAGVHGGQIVAEGAVKDIMNAKTSLTGDYLAGRREVPVPAERRPFNKRKVIKVTGATANNLKNVTAEVPIGLLTCVTGVSGGGKSTLIIETLYKAAARRLYNSKDAPAEHKNIAGLENFDKVIDIDQSPIGRTPRSNPATYTGAFTPIRDWFAGLPEAKARGYKPGRFSFNVKGGRCEACQGDGVIKIEMHFLPDVYVTCDVCKGARYNRETLEVKFKGKSIADVLDMTVEEGAEFFKAVPSIRDKLETLNRVGLSYIKIGQQATTLSGGEAQRVKLSKELSKRATGRTLYILDEPTTGLHFEDVRKLMEVIQELTDGGNTVIVIEHNLDVIKQADWILDLGPEGGDGGGEIVAAGTPEDVAKIAKSYTGKFLKPLLMGKSKTTASKPRAKSATPKRTNAKKNNRAA, encoded by the coding sequence ATGAGTTTGAAATCGATCCGCGTCGCCGGCGCGCGCGAGCACAATCTGAAAAACATCACCGTGGAGTTGCCCCGCGACAAGCTGATCGTAATGACCGGCCTGTCCGGTTCCGGCAAATCATCGCTCGCATTCGATACGATCTACGCAGAGGGGCAGCGGCGATATGTGGAAAGTCTGTCCGCTTATGCTCGTCAGTTCCTGGAAATGATGCAAAAGCCGGATGTGGACCAGATAGACGGTCTGTCGCCTGCAATCTCCATCGAACAGAAGACGACATCGCGCAATCCGCGCTCAACCGTCGGCACGGTGACGGAGATTTACGACTATATGCGCCTGTTATGGGCGCGTGTGGGCGTTCCCTATTCGCCAGAGACAGGTTTGCCGATCACCTCGCAGACCGTGACGGAAATGGTCGACCGTTTGATGAATGAAGGCGACGGCGCGCGTTTTTACCTGCTGGCGCCGATCATTCGCGGTCGTAAGGGCGAATATCGCAAGGAATTCGCCGAACTTCAGAAAAAGGGCTTTCAGCGCGTCAAAGTCGACGGCGAGTATTACGAAATCGCTGACGTTCCGAAGCTCAACAAGAAGATCAAGCACGATATCGAAGTGGTCGTTGACCGCATTGTCATCAAAGACGGCATTCAATCGCGCCTGGCGGAGTCGTTCGAAACTGCGCTCGAACTCGCCGATGGCATCGCCATTGCGGAGTCCGCGGATAAAAAAGACGACAAAGACGTACCGCAACGCACAATTTTTTCCGCAAAATTCGCCTGCCCCGTTTCCGGTTTCACCATCGATGAGATCGAACCGCGTCTCTTTTCGTTCAACGCGCCTGCCGGCGCCTGCCCATCCTGTGACGGGCTGGGTACGGAAATGATATTCGACGAGGAACTCGTCGTGCCGGACGGTTCGCTCGCGCTGAACAACGGCGCCATCGCGCCCTGGTCGAAAGGCACCTCGCCCTATTACGCACAGACGCTTCAGGCGCTGGCGCGAAAATACAAATTCAAAGTGACAACGCCGTGGGATGAACTCGACGACATCGCGCAGGACGTGGTGCTGTGGGGCACGGACGATGAAGAAGTGAAGTTCATCTACGCCGATGGCGCTCGCAAGTTTGAAACCGTCAAACCATTCGAAGGCGTCATTCCCAACCTTGAGCGCCGCTGGCGCGAAACAGACTCAGCATGGGTGCGTGAGGAGCTGTCGCGGTTCCAATCCATCACCCATTGCGAGAGCTGCAACGGCTTGCGCCTCAAACCCGAGGCCCTCGCCGTCAAGATCGACAAACTGTCGATTTCCGAAGCCACGGCCTTTTCCATAAAACGCGCGGGCGAATGGTTCGACGGGCTGGAGAAAAAGCTCACCAAGAAACAGATGGAAATCGCCGCGCGCATCCTGAAGGAAATCCGCGAGCGGCTTTCCTTCCTCAATAATGTCGGGCTCGACTACCTTACCCTGTCGCGCAATTCCGGCACGTTGTCAGGCGGCGAGTCCCAGCGCATTCGTCTCGCATCACAGATCGGCTCGGGCCTCACCGGCGTTCTTTATGTCCTCGACGAACCGTCCATCGGCCTGCACCAGCGCGACAACGAACGCCTCTTGGAAACGCTGATGCGCCTGCGCGACATCGGCAATTCGGTGATCGTTGTCGAACATGATGAGGAGGCGATCCGCGCCGCTGACCATGTGGTCGATATTGGGCCCGGCGCCGGCGTTCATGGCGGCCAGATTGTCGCCGAAGGCGCCGTCAAAGACATCATGAACGCGAAAACCTCGCTCACCGGCGATTACTTGGCTGGGCGCCGCGAAGTGCCCGTCCCTGCGGAACGCCGTCCGTTCAACAAGCGCAAGGTGATCAAGGTCACGGGCGCCACGGCGAACAACCTCAAAAACGTGACGGCGGAAGTGCCCATTGGCCTTCTCACCTGCGTCACCGGCGTATCGGGCGGCGGCAAGTCGACCCTAATCATCGAAACGCTGTACAAGGCGGCGGCGCGGCGGCTCTACAATTCGAAAGACGCACCCGCCGAACACAAAAACATCGCGGGCCTCGAAAATTTCGACAAGGTCATCGACATCGACCAGTCGCCAATCGGCCGCACGCCGCGTTCGAACCCCGCAACATACACCGGCGCGTTCACGCCGATCCGCGACTGGTTTGCCGGCCTGCCCGAAGCGAAGGCGCGCGGCTACAAACCCGGGCGGTTTTCGTTCAACGTCAAGGGCGGGCGCTGCGAGGCGTGCCAGGGCGACGGCGTCATCAAGATCGAGATGCACTTCCTCCCCGACGTTTACGTCACCTGCGACGTCTGCAAGGGCGCGCGCTACAACCGCGAAACGCTGGAGGTGAAGTTCAAGGGCAAGTCCATCGCCGACGTCCTCGACATGACGGTCGAAGAAGGCGCGGAGTTTTTCAAAGCCGTGCCGTCGATCCGCGACAAGCTGGAAACGCTCAACCGCGTCGGCCTCTCCTACATCAAGATCGGGCAGCAGGCGACGACGCTGTCGGGCGGCGAGGCGCAGCGCGTGAAACTGTCGAAGGAACTGTCGAAACGCGCCACCGGCCGCACGCTTTATATTCTCGATGAGCCGACGACCGGCCTCCACTTCGAGGATGTACGCAAACTGATGGAAGTCATTCAGGAGCTGACCGACGGCGGCAACACCGTCATCGTCATTGAACATAATCTCGACGTCATCAAACAGGCCGACTGGATATTGGACTTAGGACCCGAAGGCGGTGACGGCGGCGGCGAGATCGTAGCGGCGGGAACGCCGGAAGACGTCGCCAAGATCGCGAAGAGTTATACGGGCAAGTTTTTGAAGCCGCTTCTCATGGGCAAGTCAAAAACGACGGCTTCAAAACCCCGCGCCAAATCCGCAACGCCGAAGAGAACTAACGCTAAAAAGAATAACAGAGCCGCTTAG
- a CDS encoding toll/interleukin-1 receptor domain-containing protein: MRIAIGIDNTIPLHIPSFMQFFHTHSKFITLHEIGSKFRFESDEVSYNDEISKFSQPLRDELKSMDMAIFATAIPYENNYFFEGIDDIYILSLSGWSYLTGLPMSNGVAYLICQIIIKYQMQIGGNHDNTTGCINDFFWDKTGIDIGMRTAFVCDRCKTASAENEYLESQEFKEITSILNSISSACRRDVDILSDPETKKIEQNTLKESPATFLCHNNQDKAQVRTLNEALKNVGIRTWLDEEQIGPGDIWQKVLEDTISGIGSCLIIVGNSGLGPWQDIERRAFISEFANRNCKIIPVIIGNPERPPELPLFLKQFQWADLRNPDGRQLAKLISALQV; this comes from the coding sequence GTGAGAATTGCTATTGGTATAGATAATACCATTCCTCTTCATATTCCCAGTTTTATGCAATTTTTTCATACGCATTCAAAATTTATCACGCTTCACGAAATTGGTTCGAAATTTCGTTTCGAGAGCGATGAAGTTTCGTATAATGATGAGATTTCAAAATTCAGCCAGCCATTGCGGGATGAGTTGAAATCAATGGATATGGCCATTTTTGCGACAGCAATTCCATATGAAAATAACTACTTTTTCGAAGGTATTGATGACATATATATTTTATCCCTGTCGGGATGGTCGTATCTGACCGGTCTTCCTATGTCCAACGGCGTAGCCTACCTCATCTGCCAAATTATTATAAAATACCAAATGCAAATCGGAGGCAATCACGACAATACTACAGGCTGCATAAATGATTTTTTTTGGGACAAGACCGGAATAGATATCGGCATGAGGACGGCCTTTGTATGTGACAGGTGCAAAACGGCTAGCGCCGAAAATGAATATTTGGAATCTCAAGAGTTTAAAGAAATCACTTCTATATTAAACTCGATCTCATCAGCTTGTAGGCGTGACGTTGATATTTTGTCCGATCCTGAAACAAAAAAAATTGAGCAAAATACACTCAAAGAAAGCCCGGCTACTTTTTTATGTCATAATAACCAAGATAAGGCGCAAGTGAGAACGTTGAATGAGGCATTAAAGAATGTGGGCATACGAACCTGGTTGGATGAGGAGCAGATTGGCCCCGGTGACATATGGCAAAAAGTGCTGGAAGACACAATTTCTGGCATAGGGTCCTGTTTAATCATAGTTGGAAATAGCGGTTTAGGCCCCTGGCAAGATATTGAAAGGCGAGCTTTTATAAGCGAGTTCGCAAATCGTAATTGTAAAATAATACCCGTAATAATCGGGAATCCTGAACGGCCTCCAGAGCTTCCGCTATTTTTAAAACAGTTTCAGTGGGCTGATCTTAGAAATCCTGATGGCCGGCAGCTTGCAAAACTTATATCAGCCTTGCAGGTCTAA
- a CDS encoding DUF2200 domain-containing protein, with protein MTKHRIYTMSFAKVYPLYVAKAEKKDRTKAEVDKIIRWLTGYSPQKLNGQIKKQVDFETFFAEAPKLNPSRALIKGVVCGVRVEEVEEPLMREIRYLDKLIDELARGKAMEKILRQ; from the coding sequence ATGACCAAACACCGCATCTATACAATGAGCTTCGCCAAGGTTTACCCGCTTTATGTGGCGAAGGCGGAGAAGAAGGACCGCACGAAAGCGGAAGTTGACAAGATCATCCGCTGGCTGACGGGCTATAGTCCGCAAAAGCTGAATGGCCAGATCAAGAAACAGGTCGACTTTGAGACATTCTTCGCCGAGGCGCCGAAACTGAATCCGTCGCGGGCGCTTATCAAGGGCGTTGTCTGCGGCGTGCGGGTGGAAGAAGTCGAAGAGCCGCTGATGCGCGAGATACGCTATCTCGACAAGCTGATCGACGAACTCGCGCGCGGCAAGGCGATGGAAAAGATCCTGCGTCAATAG
- a CDS encoding VPLPA-CTERM sorting domain-containing protein produces the protein MKKLLAGLAAAFLTIGNASAALLVSFDSLTGISSSGGSNDGGAFFDTGVTQGNAFDNVNNGSLPKLFGDTLITSDTVLTSTSGAGFDYFADLVTNGVDDVNYNALWRNVGGSPVLASVGSGNESFVYGSASSASLNGIDLQGYVITSIVLTITNFSAPVNANGYSINFDYKLEVFGELAEVPLPAAAPLMLMGLGGIAALRRRRSKTA, from the coding sequence ATGAAGAAACTGCTTGCTGGCCTCGCGGCCGCATTTTTAACGATCGGCAACGCCAGCGCTGCGTTGCTCGTCAGCTTTGACTCACTTACGGGCATCAGCAGCAGCGGCGGCTCCAATGACGGCGGCGCCTTCTTTGATACAGGGGTTACCCAAGGGAACGCGTTCGATAATGTAAATAACGGCTCCCTGCCAAAGCTGTTCGGCGATACGCTCATTACGTCCGACACGGTGCTCACCAGCACTTCAGGCGCCGGATTCGATTATTTTGCTGACCTCGTCACGAATGGCGTTGATGACGTCAATTACAACGCCTTATGGCGAAATGTTGGCGGTTCCCCGGTTCTCGCATCGGTTGGCTCCGGCAATGAATCATTTGTTTACGGCAGCGCAAGCTCAGCCAGCCTGAACGGCATCGATTTGCAGGGTTATGTCATCACGTCGATCGTGCTGACGATCACCAACTTTTCCGCGCCGGTCAACGCCAACGGCTACAGCATCAACTTTGACTACAAATTAGAGGTTTTCGGCGAACTCGCTGAAGTTCCACTGCCGGCCGCTGCGCCGCTGATGCTGATGGGGCTCGGCGGTATTGCTGCGCTGCGCCGTCGCCGGTCAAAGACTGCATAG
- a CDS encoding DUF2165 family protein, with protein MLRTMKVLLILSIAGWALLGAVENVVDWSGTTGAVGAVTSMATFEGGGDSWKATSNPVWIMAGSIFILVLKIIAGLLCLAGAAAMWSARASDAAAFQKSKSLALAGCGAAMFMLFAGWIVIAEVWYETWRSDVFRDLALNSAFRYCGMIGVMALFVGMRDEEA; from the coding sequence ATGCTACGGACAATGAAAGTTCTGCTGATTCTCAGCATTGCTGGCTGGGCGCTGTTGGGCGCGGTGGAGAATGTGGTTGACTGGAGCGGCACGACGGGGGCCGTGGGCGCGGTCACCTCCATGGCGACGTTCGAGGGCGGCGGCGATAGCTGGAAAGCGACATCGAACCCCGTCTGGATCATGGCGGGCTCTATTTTCATCCTTGTCCTGAAAATCATCGCCGGCCTGTTGTGCCTTGCCGGCGCTGCCGCCATGTGGTCAGCGCGCGCAAGCGACGCCGCAGCGTTCCAGAAATCCAAAAGCCTCGCGCTCGCCGGCTGCGGCGCCGCCATGTTCATGCTGTTCGCCGGCTGGATCGTCATCGCCGAGGTCTGGTATGAAACCTGGCGCTCTGACGTCTTTCGCGACCTCGCGCTAAACTCCGCCTTCCGCTATTGCGGCATGATCGGCGTGATGGCGTTGTTCGTCGGAATGCGGGACGAGGAAGCGTGA
- a CDS encoding GyrI-like domain-containing protein, whose protein sequence is MEFTRKQLPEQHYLYVDRETAMDAKAIGEAMGSGFGEVFGFTQAKGVTPISMPSSIYLEMPTDSKMKFRAAVFVSADDAAKAEGNVKADVLAAGEAVTGTHVGPYASLNQSHKALWDYVETNNLGKAMPVWEIYVDDPTNTPEEKLRTEIYRSIAS, encoded by the coding sequence TTGGAATTCACACGCAAGCAGTTGCCGGAGCAGCATTACCTTTACGTTGATCGCGAGACAGCGATGGATGCAAAAGCTATTGGCGAAGCCATGGGCTCCGGTTTTGGCGAGGTGTTCGGGTTCACCCAAGCCAAGGGCGTGACGCCAATCTCCATGCCGTCATCCATTTATCTGGAAATGCCGACTGACAGTAAGATGAAGTTTCGCGCCGCCGTGTTTGTGAGCGCCGATGACGCGGCCAAAGCGGAAGGCAATGTCAAGGCGGACGTCTTAGCGGCCGGCGAAGCGGTAACCGGCACACATGTAGGTCCCTACGCTTCACTCAACCAGAGCCATAAGGCGCTGTGGGATTACGTTGAAACGAATAATCTCGGCAAGGCCATGCCGGTGTGGGAAATATATGTGGATGATCCAACTAATACGCCGGAAGAAAAGCTGCGCACGGAGATTTATCGTTCTATAGCGTCATAG